In Brassica napus cultivar Da-Ae chromosome C2, Da-Ae, whole genome shotgun sequence, the sequence TGCATCGGTGACAAAGTGAGACGCTGCTGCATCTTGAAGAGGTATAGAATCATAACACGACACTCCGCTAACTTCcacaaatataaataactaCTACTACTGCTATACAAAGGAGGGAGACTTTTATTACTATTCATCACAAATCTCGAAGTCTCCGGAGAAACAGCAGAGAACTCAGGAAAAATGGACACGGCGGAGAAGGCTTTACTAgccggaggagaagaagaagtcaaCACGAGAGATGGGTTTTTCCCGGAGATGAGGAGGCTCAATTACATAGCAGGTCCTATGATTGCAGTGAACTCATCCATGTACTTTCTTCAAGTCATATCCATCATGATGGTTGGTCATCTAGGTGAGCTTTACCTCTCAAGCACAGCCATCGCCGTTTCTTTCTGCAGCGTCACAGGCTTTAGCCTCGTCGTATGATCTCTTTCTCtatcctctctttttttgaaaaactatgCCATTAATCAGGACCGACCCCAAGATGTTGGAgctataaataatttagtaaaaattttaattaagaaaattttaaagatctatatttatgtaaattatttaaaaaaaattatttgtttacaGTTTGGATTGGCTAGTGCGTTGGAGACTTTATGTGGCCAAGCTAATGGAGCTAAGCAGTTTGAAAAGCTTGGAGAACATACATACACAGGGATCTTCTCTCTGCTCATTGTCTCTATCCCTTTGTCTATTCTATGGAGTTACATGGGTGAGATACTCTCTTTCATCGGACAAGATCCTCTTGTTTCTCACGAAGCAGGGAAGTTTGCCACTTGGCTCATGCCAGCTCTCTTTGCTTACGCAACACTACAGCCGCTTGTTCGGTTTTTCCAAGCGCAGAGTTTGGTTTTGCCTTTGATTATGAGCTCAATGTCTGCTCTATGTTGCCATGTTGTTCTCTGCTGGAGCTTGGTTTTCAAGTTTGGGCTTGGAAGCCTAGGTGCAGCTATTGCGATCAGTGTTTCATACTGGCTTAACGCGACTGTTCTTGGATTGTATATGACGTTTTCTTCTAGCTGTAGCAAGACCCGTGGAAGGATCTCCGTGAATGTGTTTAAAGGAATGAGAGAGTTTTTCCGGTTTGGTATCCCATCTGCTTCTATGATTTGGTATGAACAACCTCTTTGCctcttttttggttttggtcaGAGTATATAATATTACATTTGAACTGAGTTTAATGAACATGTGTGTTTATGGTGTTGAATTAGCCTTGAGTGGTGGTCATTCGAGTTTCTTGTCATGCTCTCTGGGATATTACCGAATCCGAAGCTAGAAACCTCTGTTCTCTCAGTGTGGTATGTTCCTTATCTTCTAAAGACTTGCGCCGGTTTTAAGATTTTGGGGGCCAaatataatttagtaaaaattttcattattttttcatcaatttgAGAGCATATGTTTATATTAATTCTTAAAACTTTTGGTGgcttaacactacaagaaaacagcaaggattctaagggaaaaaatcgtcgaaATTTcatcggaatatcgttattccgacgacataccgacgaaacaagtcgtcggaaataattcctcgaaatttcttctttcctcggaaatccctcggaattttccgacggaattccgaggaaacaaacttccgaggaaattccgaggatcactagtttgtcgtaaatgtcctcggaatataccgagggagaacttcgtcgggatatttcctcggacgttcatcgatcgatgcgtttttggacatatatacatcgatcgatagaaatataccgacggacatattcctcggaatattccgcggaacaggtccctcggtatattccgcggaacaggtccctcggtatattccgaacgtttttttgtaaacagatcgatcgatggatttatgtccaaaaacgcatcgatcgatcgagtaaaaaatataattaatttcctcggaatgtaaaaaatattaatttttttaaaaaaaataaaatttctgaaatttaaattcgaaaatatgaaattaaaattaaaattgaaatcatattaattaatattcaaagtttcacaaataaaaataaaacattccgagtttttggaaaaaaaaaaaaactacgggtctggcacgtccgggaacacctcgttcgggtacatcctctgcatcatctccatcatttgctggttcagcctcctctgtgcctcatagcccgcctgttgagccgccatctgggtctccaacaaagatatacgatcatctttgtccttcaactgagccgtaagtacttctggatcaacaaagggcggtggtgcagaagaaggaggaaccgaccgggtgcgacgacccaaaccgaccaaacgtcccttcttctttggaaccgactgaatagaaaatagccaaatttacaaatttaaaccaagaaataaatgaattgaactttaaaaaaaaagaacttacggattcaacgatttcgttgattcgaaaccgggacaagttggtcgaagccgtcgaagcgtcatcctcggtttgaagctgagacacttcgtctaccacctgagtttggaccaggtcgaccacgtccctcacaagaccgtcatcaatctggccggtcttcttgttggtatacgccctcctcattagggcgagatcatcaaccggctcgccatcattttcttccgccttgaaaaaaaacataaattaaagaaacattagaaattagaagaaatgcacaataaattaaaattctgaaactcaaataattgaagaaaaagcggttgaacttaccatgcgatctcccagagtggcaatagattgagcacccaagttatgcttgtagatgcccttccctttacggtcgctcctgcggttggtggagttggtggaagaagtttctttcgtctcttccttatcccaatgcgcacacaactccttccagaccgtgtcgttcatcgactttgggaccttttaataaaaaaaaaagaaaatagtttaataaattaaaaaatagtttaataaattaaaaaattgtttaataaattaaatcgaaccttattgatttcccacttcttcttccactcgtggatctgcttcccatagttgtccataactttatggacgaagtggtgatagataaagagcgtctcatcggaattccagttgaactcttgctgaaaaaaaaaacaattagtagaaaatttatattaaagattaaaaatataagtaaaaaattagaatacttaccgcaaactgacgaaaccacagaacctgcttgtcggtagggaagtgagtgaaagtcggatgtccactgtcgagggccgagtacatcatacggttgatccatgcgctgatcccgttcccggatcggttgaacctaataaaaagaataaacggttaataatgaatccaaatttaaagaaaaaaaatgtttaattaccatgtttgaccccgtccatgtggatacggagtgagatacggaagatggtcacgaccgggctgttgaaccaactccgcaacacgcatcactcccggaggacccggaggaacaggagcggatgcagcagcgggagcgagaggagcaggagcgggtgcagcagagggagatgtatggttggagctgtggggcgaagggggatcctgaaaatggctggaatcccgagactggctccccgtaccaccacaaccacgacgctgtcgaggccgggtctgatcatcatgagacctgtaaattaaaaaaatatatttaataaatagaaaaatatataaattaatttttttttaaaaaaaatcccaaataatttaatcacaaaaaaagatttatatatattaaaaatatttaataaatatataaaaatagttctaataaacaaaaaatagttttaataaataaaaatagtttaataattacaaaaaaatagttttaataatatatatatattaaaaatattttttaatcccaaataatagtttttaatcacaaaaaaagttttatagatatttaaaatgttttgtaaaatccaaaaaatcgaatttatatacaaattttttttgtaaaatccaaaaaattgaatttatatagaaaaatcgatttgtaaaatacaaaaatcgattttatatacaaaaatcgattttataaatacaaaaaaaaataaaaaaataataaaaaaattctaaatcaattcaacaaaacaaattattcaaccaaatcataattctaaacctattatacaaccaaatcacaatcctaaccaatcaccctaacaaaaatctatcaaaactacacaaaaacctaacaaatagaacctaagagagtgggatagggtccttacatgatttgtgtaagagaagggggagatcgccggagatatcgtcggatttcagggggaaatcgccggaaaagagaggagtcgcgcagaggaagaagagagaaatggggaagaagaagggctcgtggttataaaacctagggtccgacggataatatccgtcggaattccgtcggaattctaatttcaattttcgcgaaatatttgcccggtaaaatgaaaatattccgaggaaattccgacggatagtaaaatatccgtcggaatttcctcggaatattccgagaaaataccgaggaactagtgtttggggtttcaaaacatcaattttttttgccgtatttcatttcttatacaattgtaatgcataccattgaggattctttgtatagatgagcataaaccatgaaataacaaatttcaaaactaattgaaagtattccctttaccgttcattaaaaggtataagtgtttctcttatgttgtgggatttcgttcatacaatcggaaaagtgttaattatacggtaaggaacaaatatttgacttcataatgaacgtaagacacttaataagggttatataggtgttattcaaaccgcaaaacgttgttttcggtttaaaaaccctatttcctcggaatttcctcggattattccgagggaactccgaggaaaccctcttcttcctcggaatttcctcggaatattccgaggaaattccgaggaactagtgtttggggtttcaatacgtcaatttttttttataaacggatcgatcgatgtatatatatccaaaaacgcatcgatcgatcactaagatggaccggaccgtaagaatgtgatcgatcgatgagattatcccatcgatcgatcgagaatctcaagtgttcctcggaatgtcctcggaaaatcttgtaagtttttttataaacggatcgatcgatggatatatgtccaaaaacgcatcgatcgatcactaagatgcaccggaccgtaagaatgtgatcgatcgatgagattatcccatcgatcgatcgagaatctcaagtgttcctcggaatgtcctcggaaaatcttgtaagtttttttataaacggatcgatcgatggatatatgtccaaaaacgcatcgatcgatcactaagatgcaccggaccgtaagaatgtgatcgatcgatgagattatcccatcgatcgatcgagaatctcaaatgttcctcggaatgtcctcggaaaatcttgtaagtttttttataaacggatcgatcgatggatatatgtccaaaaacggatcgatcgatcactaagatggaccaaagcgtaagaatgtgatcgatcgatccgtatttgttcaaaaacgcatcgatcgatgcgtgtgcgggaaacagaattataaggcaaaacccgaccttttttggatctaaacctcagaactctcatcccctccgatttcccctataattcgccccccctttctctctctataatcatccgatttgaacaattttgggctctattccccttgatttttcgagctctacctgattcctacactcgttttcaccctaagacaggtatactccgcgaatctccacattctgaaatcgtgttcttgagcaattttttgggttttgtgaatttcttatttccgtgttgattccttgatcaaatatgcatgaaacagatgtttaaacatggaatagaacacaattgtctgtgatcaacgagtttggaacaggatttgagatgatttagggattgagaatttttttcaatttggtttttttttatcacaactcgatttcgcctttcattttcatgttgctttgagttcttaattgattataaccatgttgagagcaatgattctattttgtagagaatgaagcgcacgaaaacatcagcaaagaagaacacacaagaagagggttcgtctcagcgagagaagcaaaggccaaagaagtgggataagtctgataccacccactacaacaacatgaagaaggtagccatTCCgactacacaactagcatgtcttgagacgatgacaatattgggaatcaaatcagacattgggctgttccagaacatgggtctaggccaactatgcaacctcaacgaacccacttatccggagttggtacgccagttcatagcatccgcatacgtcagccgtcccaatgatagccatcaggaaggttttctggcattcgtagtgcagaaagtatactttgaggtatctttcacagacctctgcggactatttggattgagtgcaggggagaggacatctggtctttattggacttcagagctgttgaacttctgggaaacgattggcacaggggtttatagatcttctcaggcaaaggagtcacttatccggagcccagtactgagatatgccacacgcctcattggctcattgctatacgggacaaccacagccgcatcagtcacgcaatgggagttgtgcctcctgtaccaaggtgtgaggcatttgctaccggcatttggaaactctacattcccacctgctactgccttcaacatgggagcggtgctggccgcaaacttagcaggatacaaggggaaagtaaccaaatccaagagcaatgcatgtggatttggtgcagtgattactcggatccttagacatgtgggtgtagactgcgagaaccagcaggtagcactggacagatcgaacaacattgcttggaactacctggatgtcaaaaatcttgtaagtaaggagttcatagctggtccccactcgaggatcgatcgggatggtccttacgtctacgtattccaggaccgagcgaagaaaacactctactgccacctgcctcagatcggcctgactgctctactttcagaggctgcagttgagttcctaccccctgctaccgcactagtagacaagccatccttcttcacgccaaaatatcagaccaaaggcaaggccgtggttgatgaagaaggagaagatgaggctgcacaagccattccagatgattcacaaccccatcagctactcccatcagactccagccagtacaagctgcaagagcttccaccgaacgccacttcgcgccagcaacaacattggagagatcagagcataaagacaaacaacgacatgctacacaagatctgggctgccatttcacgtatcaggccgtgtcgttgccaaaaggatgatgtagttcatcgggacaactctccatccagctctggttcgggttcgagtggtacacacagggtaagaaagaggtccaagagacccaacgatgcaggaacatctggagcaggagacgaggagtaggagctatcaccggccagtattgccatttgatttccgaccgcgctattttattttcttttctattctaacgttttatggtcttattttctgttaattttgaacttagtttttttttttcttaattatgagttcgtatttcttttacatggtttcttcgttttatttggttgtgttttgagtagtttttaattcgtattcagctttgccttgctagataaaccaaataactaatatccgaggaaagaggttatatcaagtgttcctcggaatttcctcggtatttcttaaaaaaaaaaaaaaaaaatcaatggtagtctgtttccgagtcatcatcaccagatgaatctgaatctggatcttggtgaaactctccaatcactggttcatcctctacgtgaacgacggcttcctctccaaagtcggttaaatcgactacaaggccaactccagctaaatcttctgctgcacttaagttgccggatgtgcttggttgtagtgggtcttccagctcagaacttccctgaactcggcctctcgggttgagtcttgtaacagtaacccatggatcatctctgttccttacccgggggtacttgatataacaaacctgtaacatttagaaaaattataaattaatacacatgatgatgaatcattctgaataattaacatttaattacctgatcggcctgagaagcaagaatgaaag encodes:
- the LOC106449679 gene encoding protein DETOXIFICATION 14-like isoform X1; this translates as MDTAEKALLAGGEEEVNTRDGFFPEMRRLNYIAGPMIAVNSSMYFLQVISIMMVGHLGELYLSSTAIAVSFCSVTGFSLVFGLASALETLCGQANGAKQFEKLGEHTYTGIFSLLIVSIPLSILWSYMGEILSFIGQDPLVSHEAGKFATWLMPALFAYATLQPLVRFFQAQSLVLPLIMSSMSALCCHVVLCWSLVFKFGLGSLGAAIAISVSYWLNATVLGLYMTFSSSCSKTRGRISVNVFKGMREFFRFGIPSASMICLEWWSFEFLVMLSGILPNPKLETSVLSVCLSTISSLYQIPESLGAAASTRVANELGAGNPKKARMAVYTVMVITGVESVMVSAIVFAARNVFGYLFSSETEVVDYVRTMAPLVSLSVIFDALHAVLSGVARGSGRQDIGAYVNLAAYYLFGIPAAAVLGFRFKMSGRGLWIGITVGSCVQAVLLGLIVSLTNWKQQVRKARERLMGDEFEDDEHVEIIS
- the LOC106449679 gene encoding protein DETOXIFICATION 14-like isoform X2, which gives rise to MDTAEKALLAGGEEEVNTRDGFFPEMRRLNYIAGPMIAVNSSMYFLQVISIMMVGHLGELYLSSTAIAVSFCSVTGFSLVFGLASALETLCGQANGAKQFEKLGEHTYTGIFSLLIVSIPLSILWSYMGEILSFIGQDPLVSHEAGKFATWLMPALFAYATLQPLVRFFQAQSLVLPLIMSSMSALCCHVVLCWSLVFKFGLGSLGAAIAISVSYWLNATVLGLYMTFSSSCSKTRGRISVNVFKGMREFFRFGIPSASMICLEWWSFEFLVMLSGILPNPKLETSVLSVCTRVANELGAGNPKKARMAVYTVMVITGVESVMVSAIVFAARNVFGYLFSSETEVVDYVRTMAPLVSLSVIFDALHAVLSGVARGSGRQDIGAYVNLAAYYLFGIPAAAVLGFRFKMSGRGLWIGITVGSCVQAVLLGLIVSLTNWKQQVRKARERLMGDEFEDDEHVEIIS